The Phaeodactylum tricornutum CCAP 1055/1 chromosome 2, whole genome shotgun sequence DNA window CCTCAGGTTGTCGAGGCAGTCCAAATTGCGAGCCATGAGTTTGCCTTCCATTGACGATACCGAGTATCATTAAGGTAAACATGACGCATCTTTACGCGCGAAAGAAGGTTCAGATCGAccatgatgaagaaacaGATACCCCTGATCGACCAAGTCACCCATCCCCGTCATCGCGCTTGACACCCTCCAAGAGCAAGGATAGGGGACGGAAAGGATCTAGCGAGCTTGGATGGGCATTAGTGGCCGTGGTCGGTTTCATCTTTCTCGGTTTATTTCTTGGCTATGTCCTTTTGCACAATCAGCATCGTACCGTAATTTCACATGTGTTGAAGGATCCGTGGGGACACGGAGGGGGTGTTCTGCGAGGCCGCGCAGGCTTTCGACATCATTTTTACACCGGTTCTCCCCGTTACGTGACCGTCGTGATGCCCTCGGTGGTGAATCAAAAGGGACGAATGGATCGCTTAGAAGCGATACAAGATACCTGGGGGCCGGGGGCGAGATCAATTTTTGTTGTTCACAACATTTCCGAGTTTCCCCAGGCCTCACATGCGGTCGTGTCAGAAGAGTCTCTACCGGAGGATCCTTACGCATACCCACAATTACTCCTAGTGCCGCCAGGAATTGGTTTCAATGATGGACTGCCCAGGCTATATCATACAATTCGGACGGTCTTTGAGAAAGTGGACCCAGATTTTGCGTTTTTCGTGAATGATCACACCTTCGTTATTCCGGAACATCTCTGTAAGTATTTGAAGGATCGTAGTCCGAACGAAGATCTATATGCTGGGCACGCCAtgaaaaatggaaagctAGTGTTTAACTCTGGCGCAGCTGGTTACGTACTGTCTCGAAGTACTATGCGAAAAATGATGAACACATGGGATGAACGCGATCCCGATTGTTGGGTGGATCCAGAAGCCGCCACTTCTTGGTTACAGGGCAATCCTGGATTGGCAACCGTGCAGTGCTTAGAAAGTATGGGTATCAAAGCGTTCGATACTCGAGCCGATAGTAAGTGGCATCGTTTTCACGCATTTCCTTTGACGAGGGTCGTTTCCGGCGACGTGGACGATTGGTACAATAAGAAACATGCGCAGGTACCGGGGTTCTCCCCTTCATACGACTCATTACTGTCTGGTGAGGATTGTTGCGCAACAGACTCAGTGTCTTTCCATTACGTCGAATGGCGAGAGACGAAAGCTCTTTTCGACATACGTGGGGCTTTGCTTCGGAACCCGAAAATGTCGGATCGTGACCTAAAAACTTCATTATTTGCCGAATGGCCAGCGTCTCGTAAGGATTCAGGATTTTATTCTCATCCGATACCTTACGAAGACAACCGCGAAGCATGGAAACCATTGCTCGCTACGCTGAGGAAAATATCTACGCGGGCGACACAGCAAGAATGCTAATTGGTCATTGCCTAGTCGGATCCAATTACTCTCGGTGTTGAAATAAAACAGGCTGTAAACTGGGATTGATCCAAAATCCCTCTGTGCTGCATCATAGTGCTAGCTATTTCGTCACATCCGATTGGGATGCTCTCCTCGGATACTTGGTATCCACAAAGTAACATTGTCGGAACCAATATATTGCTCCAACCGTCTCGATCCTTCACTTGCACAATTACTACCACTGCATTGGGATTGTTTTTAAGAAGAATTTGTACACAAGATGCGCAGCCTTTGGCTGTCTCTAGCGTATAGACCAGCTCAGATCCAATGACTAGATCCAAGTCTTTTAAGCGCGAGCATGCCGATCCGTCATTCCAATCCAAATTTTGGACCTCCATATGCTCTTCTTTTATCGCGGGATAGTGCTTTCTTAGGTGTTCGTTATATTGCATGACATTTTGCTcgagctgcttcaaaatATTTGGATCGCGATCTGTTAAATAGACACGATGGGTCCCCGGCCGTCGGCTCAACAGCAAGTTGGACACGATCCCAGAAAGCCCAACCGCTCCACTTCCCAACTCaagaattgacagtgactctGACCTACACAATATCCCTACGATACGCTCGTCCGATTCTTGTAGAAGAATGGCAGATAGTAATGCGGAAGCATACCATGCTTGGGAACCAGTTGGACTCCAGGCGCCGTCAATCATGGGGAGGTCCGAGAGGGGCAAGGTTACTATCATGCTTTCCCCATACGGTATATTATACAACATGGAGCGCGTTGTGGCATTAAAATAGTCAACACCTTCACCCGCAGGAAGGATCTGCGTATTCTTCAATCTTTCGTCCAATGCCAAAGTCCAGAAATCATCTTCTTTCGTCGGTAATAGCCGTTTGCTCATGGCGAATCCGGACTTCCGAGGCCAAAGAGGTGTCGGTGTAGACGCAGCTTGGGAACCGATCGCTGCGCGAGAACGTACTGGAGTCAAGTGTACGGCGTGATCATCGCCTGACTACTACTTCATTCGGTTCATTCAGCCATAAAGGATGAGAGGGGCGGGTATGTGTAGGGTCGTATAATACTGCAAACACAAATACTTCCGTAAGGAGGCTGGGCCCTTCACAGTTACTGCAGCTACGTCGTTTCGTCCATCGCACAGCTCGTGACGGGAAGCAATCCGACCGGCGTGTATATTACTGTAACAGAGACAAACTACTTATTAAGAAGACTCCGTTTCGATGTCTTGGCAAGCCGTTGGAACGGAAACTCATGCTACCAAGTCGATTGTTTTCCCGGCTGCGCGAAAAACAATGAGGTGAAATTTACCTGCAACACTGGATTGAGGCTTTTATCCAAGCTGATAAACGGTGGACGTTTTAAGTGAACTATCAAAGGCTTAATGGACATTGGCTGGGAATAGAGCGTACAAGCCAATGAATCAAAGACAGGACTTGCTGCGTCAATAGAATTTGGACTCGCTACTGACCGTTCTGAGGTTGTCATGTTGGGTATTCGTCGCCTGGAGATAGCCGTCGTGGGCATCTTTTCGTTCTACATTGGTCTGACCATGTATTTCCACTCCCGCCTGTATCGACAAGCGAACCATTCGTCGCCTGGATTTTTTTTTGTACAACAGGCTTCTCCGCATAACAAGGGCCAGTTTAAAAAGGACAAACGACGGCAGCGACGGCGGAAGAAACGAAGTTGGGACCCTGGTCTGGACGGGCTGGGCGGTCTGCCAGTGCCACTGAACATTAATCTTCCCATATTCTCCCCCAGTCTTCCAAAGAGCGGAACAACATCGCTGTGGCAGTATTTTAATTGCGGTGGCCACGCTTCGTCGCACCAGTGGGTTAAGTCGAATGAAACATACAGCATGCAGTCCGGACAATGCATTCGGCAGAATGTTTTAAAAGGTCGACCGCCTTTCGAGGGATGCGGTGGGTATGAGGTCTACACAGACACTGGCTACGCCAACTTTCTTCCCCCAAGTCCTGGCCAGCTCTTCACTCCTGTCTCCTGCTACTACCCGTCGGtggatgctttggaagagaTATATCAGCACTATCCTAACTCAACCGTGGTTATGGTTGTGCGCGATACCAATAGTTGGTACAAAAGTATGACGGAGTGGGGTGAGGGCTCACTGCTCAAGCGGTGGAAGTTGTGCAACGCAACAGGCTTTCCATCGATGAACGCCGAGCCCAAAGATTTCTTAAAATTTTACGAATGGCACACTGCGAACATTCGCCGATTCGCCAAGGCTCATCCAACTATGAAGTATGTAGAAGTCCGATTAGAGTCCAACGAGACGGGTGGTATTCTAGAGCGGGAGATTGGAATTCCACGAAAATGCTGGGCCAAGTGCACTCCAGCTTCTAAATTTTGTCAGCCTACCAAACAATCATAATAAGACGGAACAAATGCCTGGGCATGCATCTTGCGTGCTCTTAAATTAAACCAGTGACGTAAAAATGGAAGACGAGTGTAAGTTCTATTTATCTCCAAAATCTAGCTACAACAATTGATTGCTACCGTATTCTATTGCCTCTCTGTTatattactgttagtgatGTGAAATCAGACTGCTGGTTGTCCGAGTCTAGGGTTCTTACGGGATCTAAATATCTCTTAGTAAATTGTGTATGGTACGGACAATTGCGAGAGACACACACGGACAAGGACGCCTAAAATCAGGACACGGATCTGTCGTCTTCACAATTCTTAACAGTAAGACATGTCGATAACTGAACCAGACAACGGTCGGGTTCGGATGTGACCAAATGGCAACATGTTAAAATTCCCTTTACCGCCCTGATTCGAAGTCTTTACTTTTATGTTAGCACGCACTGTTCTTAGGATTTGCTACTTCCGATCTGACCGGGATGTCGCTTTCACCGTTGCAATCCCCTGTCTCTGGTCCACCTCAGCACCGCCGAGCGTCAGCCTGGCTACGTTCTGGAGCCCCTCTCACGATTGGGTTGCTACTGTACATTGTTGTGTTCCAATATTCTGTATATCGTGCCGATGTGAAACCAGTAGCATCGCTACGCGAGGATCGGCATTTTTTatatttgcaaaacaatCTAAAATGCAAAAAGGCAAGCAAATTAAGCCGCCCActttcaaaagaaaatcctGGTCTCGATTTTACCCGACAAGACAAGCTGTATTCTCATCTTAAAAACGATACAGTGGTTTTGCCCGTAACAACCTGGGAGCGTTTCAGCATTAGACCACTCAAGATACCATACCCAATATTTATGACAAGTTTGCCGAAAAGTGGCACCACAAGTCTGTGGCGATATTTTCGGTGCGGAGAAGTCAATGCGTCCCATCAATACGTGACTAAGCAAGGCGAAAGGAAAGCGACACTAGCGGGTGTGTGTATTCAAGACAATATTAAGCAAGACAAGCCTCCCTTTGAAGGATGTGGTGAATATGATTTGTTTTCTGATACGGGTGTAAGTGGCGCACTGTAATCGTGGTGCGATCGTTGCTTGTAGGTCTCTCACAGTCTTTCCACCCTCTAAACTAGTATCTTTTCTATGACCATGATGAAGGGGAACAGTGCTTCTTCCCTTCGGTTGATGCCTTGGATCGTGTCTACGCTCACTATCCGAACGCAACCTTCATTAATGTTATTCGCGATACTGCGTCATGGTTTACATCGTTAAAGAACTTCGCGCAATCGTCTTTGTTTGTGAGGCTTCGACTTTGCAATGGGACACATTTCCCTGACGGCCAGTCAAAGGTGCAGGATTGGTACAAGTTCTACAATTGGCACAATAAAATGGTACAGCAATTCGCTGTAGACCATCCGTCGCTCACATACATCGAAGTCGAACTAGAAAGCAACACAACTTCTAAGGTACTAGAAGACTCGACCGGCATCCCATCACAATGTTGGAAAAAATGTCGACCAAACAAGATGCTGTGCGACGAAGAACTTGAGGCACGAGATCGCAAGACAGTTGAGGACTCAAGAAAGGGGGCAAAGCGCGAGGTGGTGAAAAAGCTGGAGATCAAAAAATCGCGTATCCTCAAGTCAGGAAAGTTAATCGAAATGACTACAAAGCATTGAACGCCCTTAAATGGGTTCGACAGTGCGCGGAATATCAGAATTAGGCATCGCTTTGGTTGCGTTGTTCACCCTAAATTTTCTTTTACCGGCGGAGAGCTCTACAAAAGGACAGATGTGACGAGATGTGCTGACTCGCAAATCGGCATGTACTTCCTGTAGTTAAGCACATGGGCAGTCAGCTTCAGTGTTGACAGAAATTTGAAAGCGAAGTCACGAGCATGGGGACAAATTCTAAGCAGTCCTCACAACGGACGATTGCTTGAGGAAAACGTTCTCGAGCCTATCATCCCATCTCGTCTCACTTGGTGGAAAGCAATTTTGCATTGTCTTAGGGTTGCACAAACTACACAAAAAAACAACAGCGACGCGCTAATACAGTGCCCATTTTTAGGCCCCTATCTTCtacgaaaacaaagattTTAGGGTTCTGCTTTTATGTCGACAGCCTCCTCTTATTAGCTTTGATCGTGGGGCTTATCCGGTCTTCGTCTCGATATGAAGATGACCTTCAGAAATAAAGTATTCCTCCATTCTTATCATAAAAATAGCCTCAATAATAATAAAGAGTATAAAACGATTGCCATATTAAAAAGTATGTACTTTTTTGGAGATAGATGAGGCTTGTATGAACATTTGTCTCCTTGAATCAGAAGTCGAGAAGTCAGAGACATATGCCGCGACAGATATGAGAGTCAATGACTATTTCTCTTAAAATGTCGATGTCCCATGAAATGAGTCGCCGTCTATTTTTATATTTTTTGGAAGACCAATTTGTGTGTATCTAAATTTCACGAGTACGCCAAGGAAGTCCACTCATACGATCATGTCGGGCAAATACATCGATCAAGGTCGGACATGAACCAATCTCAGATGGCGTGTCTCACGTCTGCGCGCTCAACTTCCAGTTAGATACATAACATAAGTAACATGCTTTCGTTCGAATCGGTAGTTCTTAGACCTAACGACGCCCTTGAAATCACACCTATCGTTAACCAATAATGTGTGTGTGAATTCAAACGTGAAATGGACAGATTCGACGTTATTGCCTTGCCTTGCAGTTGGTATCGAAAGATTCCCGACGATCAACCGTCGGAATCCGATACCCCAAAGCTGATATCTGGCTGGCTGTCAGAAAGCGTAGGATTGCCGATCTCATCCGCACCGAAAAAGTGAAGTGCGCTCATAAAATACTTTCGGCGAAGAAAACAGAGATATTCCCAGCCGCAACAGGTAATTGTTAGTTGACaaaactgacagtgagtgaatACTGACACCTGAACCTCACGAGAACAAAATTCTCTCCTCTGTGTTCAGCGTACCGATTGCGAAAATGATATATCGGTCAGCGCTCGTCGTCCTTTCCTTGATGTGGGCCGTTACAGCCAAAGACTACGACTTCATCGTTGTCGGAGCTGGAAGTGCGGGCAGCATCGTTTCTTCGGAGTTAGTGAAAAGTGGAGCTGACGTTCTTCTGATTGAAGCTGGCGGTGACAACACCGATCCAGCAATCGATAGCTTGCGCTCCTATTTCGACCTCGCCTTTGGTGCGCTATTCAATCCTTTCAGCGGCTTTAAATGGATTCAATGGGGATACTTTAGCACGGAGCAAACCTTAGCTGGCGCAGGAGCCGGTGCTACCCCTAAAACATTTGGAATCCCTCGAGGGCGTGTGCTGGGTGGGTCGCATTCAATCAACGCCTGCGCATACGTTCAAGCCAACGCTGACGATTTCAACAATATCGCGGCCGAAGTGAATGATAACATGTGGCGATGGCGTCGCACTCAACGCCTTCGAAATAAGCTGGAACGGACCATTGGTATCACAAAACTAGGCAAAACTCAGACTGGAGCACTGGACTTCATTGCCACGGCCCACGAAGTGCTCGGCTTCCCGTTCAACTCTAATCCAACTCAAGGGGATCAGTATGGAATCAGCCCGTCGTTCTGGACCGGACAAGAGTCCAGTGAAGGTGGAATTCGAACTACCGCATTCGACGCGTTCGTTCTCCCTGTTTTGAACAGCAGTAATCGAAAAGGTACCATCGACGTTGTCACATTCCACCAAGTGCAGCATCTCATCTTTGATGAGAACGATTCGACCAAGGTCGTCGGAGTTAGCACAATGAATGTCCGCTCAAATGTTGCAACGGAATTCCGTGCGTTGAAGGAAGTCATCCTGTCGAGTGGGACCTACAACACTCCACAGATCCTCATGCTCTCCGGTATTGGACCTCAAGCTCATCTCAATGACTTGGGTCTGGCTACAAAAATTGACCTTCCGGGTGTCGGCTCAAATCTTCGGGACCACTATTCAGTTGCAACATTTTGGGATTTAAAAAATTTGCCAGAGGGAGCCCCGTTTCTATTCCAAAGTCCTTCTCTCAACATGTTTGGACCAGAACAGCAGGGTCAGCCCTCATTCCAATTCGAGCTGGCGGGAAACTTCGGTTCTGTCGTCCCCCTCCGCCAAGTCTCGACCGGTACGGTTCGTCTGCAATCTTCGGATCCTATGGCATCCCCGATCATTGATCCCAATGTATTGAGTACTTCGAGTGATGTCGACAATATGGTCGACGGTCTCGAAAACTATTTGCTACCTTTCTTCCAAGGCCTCATTGACAAGAACTTGGTCACGACAAATAGCCTCAGTCCCAGCGCCTCCGCTGAGGAAATACGTCAGTATGTGATCGAAAGGTTCGATACAAATCACCATCCCGTCGGAACTTGCAAGATAGGGTCGAGTTCAGATCCAATGGCAGTGGTGGATAGTAATTTTATCGTGCGTGGCACCGCCAACCTTCGCGTTATTGACGCTTCCATCTTTCCTGAAGTCCCGTCCGGGAACATCAACGGGCCGACCATGACTGCTGCTCTGTTGGGTGCTCGTAAGATTAAGCTGGCGCATCGCTCCTCAATGACGCTCGATGCtgatgacgaggaagaagacgatggcAATCATGTCCGTAAGAATGTTTAATGCCATAGCCTTATTTGTGATTATGGTTCGAACTGTACCTTCTATTTGGACAGAGAAAAATCGTTTCTTTTATTTTACACACCGTAGATTATGTACCCCTTGACTTGGACTATGGTACCACCGCCGAACACGGAGAACCTTTTGAATTCAGATTTTAAAGAGGTTCTGCTTCGCTACCAAttcgtttcaaaaaaatcGATACGAAGAGCAATCTTTCGATGTCGTTCTGCGTCAGGCTTTGTCGTACGGTTAATGTTGGTTGAAAGGTCGTACTATTCACGTTTCGTCTGTAATCTTTTCAAAAAATATTCCAGAAGAGCGCGATCGAAACCTCCGTCGCCCTTTCATTTCcgaaaaaatgaaaaatcCCCACAGAATGGAGGGCTCCGAAAAGGCACGGCATCAAAAGCGCTGAATTCAGTTGCCTAGACCTTTGAAATTCCATAACTACATTGATTCGTGGGTGTTCGGAAACCATTTTTGGTAAGAGAAAGCATTCAGAGGCTACCGGACTGACGGCCTTGAATATCTCAGATGGATGCTATCGACAGGGACCATCTGAAATCTGTTAGTGCGTCTGTACGAGAAGAGTGTATCCGATGCGATGAGCAATGGCCCGAGGAAAGAAGCCGTCCGTGGATATACGCATTCTATGAGCGATGGACTTTTTCATACATGAATGCAATTCTTCGAAAGGGAAGTAAGCAGCAAGCGATCGACAACGGATCACACCTGACTCAAGACGACCTTTATCCCGTGCCGTCCTCGATGAAATCATCGTTTTTAGCCAAGAAATTTGAGTAAGTCAGACGAAATTTCTTTGTCTAACTCTTGCCTGAGACGTCGCAGCAATTCGCCGTTCTCATGTTGGTAGCTACTATCATTTCGGCAGGGATGTTTACAACAAAGATAGCGGAACGAGCAAAAAACGTTTTATGACAACGTTGTGGTATTTGGCAGCGCCGACCTTTATTCCGGCTGGCCTTTGTCAGCTAATTACAGTTGGGTGCCAAGTAGCGCTGCCACTGCTGGTTCGCGAATTGCTGCGGGTTCTAGAAAACAACCCTTCCCAACGCGTTGTTTCCGAAGGTATGCCGTATGCAGTAGCAATATTTGTATTGCTTGTGATCAATGGATTTGGTAACCACAGGCATAGGCATTTGGTAAGTGGCATGTTTGTGGAATGAGGCATTCCTGGAAAATACGTGAGACAATCTCAAAAACTTTGTATTTGATCGCAAGGCGATGAAAAGTGGTGTTGTTATGCGGGCGGCGGTGATCAACGTTCTTTACGAGCACTCATTGAAATTGACACCCAGGGGACGAGCTGGGCTGACTTCAGGAGAAGTTACCAACCTGATAGCCGTCGATACACAAAAACTGTATGAAGTTGCTCAAGAAGGCCATTTGATTTGGGCTCTTCCTCTCTCGATTACGCTTGTAACCGTCTTCTTGATACTGATTCTTGGTCCGATTACTCTGATCGGTATAGCGGTACTGATACTCTTCGTGCCATTAGTAGAAAGAGTGACGTCAAGAATGCTAAAGATACGACAACGAAGGGCAAAGATGACTGACCAGCGCGTTGAAATTGTTAGCACCATGCTTCAAGGGGTAAGTGCCTTGAGATTTTTGTGAGAGAAGTACCCATACATCATCCAACACTTCATTATCCAGATTAAGGTCACGAAGCTGAGCAATCTAGAAGAAAGCTACGAAACAAGAGTAGCCGAAGCTCGTCAGCTCGAGCTTAATGAGCTTCGTAAAGAATTGGCTGTATGGGCACTGACTCTCGTTATCACGTAAGTTCTGATGGACGCTCGTGATTTCTCTTGAGTAAGATGCTGACATCTGTTTGTTTGGTGTCTATTTAGCGTATCCTCTCCAGTAGTAGCAAGTTCGGCGACATTTGCTGCGTACGTCTTGGTTGACGAGCGCAATGTTCTTACCGCGGCAGAAACTTTTTCCgttttgttgctgttcgGCGCTCTCCGATTTCCAATAAACTATGCAGGCCGGCTTGCTGGAAGTAAGTAACGCCAAAAGATATTGATTTTGAGAGCATGACATAGCTTACAATTTCATTCATTCTCATGGCAGAGATGGTGCAGGCCCTATCCGCGATTACTCGCATTAACTCATTCTTTGAACGGGAAACGAGAGACGTCGACTTTTCTCTTGTGCCGTCAAATAACGTTGCTTTGTCTGAGTCATCGGACATACCCCTTATTCTTTCTAGAGCGGCATTTTTCTTGCAGCCCGCCGATGAATGTGTGCGTAACGGACAAGACAACGGAAAGAAGAACATACACAAGGGAAGCTTTGAGCTCAGCGCGGCGTCGTTCAAAGTCTCGACATTCGATTTTACAATTCGGAAGGGCGAAGTCATTGCCATTTGTGGCCCTGTCGGTTCTGGGAAATCAACGCTTATTCATGGTATATTGGACGAAGTCCCGTCCATTGAAGGCACGGAAGTTTCCAGATATGGACGAACAGCCTTTGTTCCTCAAACACCGTTCATTTTAAACACAACTCTAAGAGAAAATATTCTGTTTGGGTTGCCTTTCGAAAGTTCCGTTTACGAGCGAGTTCTTGACGTATGCTGTTTGCGACAAGATATTCAACAGCTGGGAGAATCAAAGGATCATACCGAGATTGGGGAACGTGGGGTGACTCTTTCAGGtggacaaaagcaaagagTTTCGCTAGCTCGTGCAGCTTACGCAAGGCCCGATTTAGTTCTTCTTGACGATCCGCTGTCAGCTCTGGATGCGGGAACTGCCAAACTTGTGTTCGAACGCCTAATCAAGTCGACTGGGTCTTACTTCTCGGATACTGCCGTTGTTCTTGTGACTCATGCCTCGCATTTTCTGAACCGAGTAGACAAGGCACTTATCATCGTTGGAGGCAAGAATGAGTTTTATGGGAGTTGGAATGATCTTGCTACCTACCATGCAAACGACTTCGAAACAAATGTAGCCATTGATTTCTTGCGTACTTCCGTTCAAGAAGTTGCGAGTGAGAGCACCGATAGCGCGGACCAAAACAAGGATGAAAAACTCCTGTGT harbors:
- a CDS encoding predicted protein, producing MTHLYARKKVQIDHDEETDTPDRPSHPSPSSRLTPSKSKDRGRKGSSELGWALVAVVGFIFLGLFLGYVLLHNQHRTVISHVLKDPWGHGGGVLRGRAGFRHHFYTGSPRYVTVVMPSVVNQKGRMDRLEAIQDTWGPGARSIFVVHNISEFPQASHAVVSEESLPEDPYAYPQLLLVPPGIGFNDGLPRLYHTIRTVFEKVDPDFAFFVNDHTFVIPEHLCKYLKDRSPNEDLYAGHAMKNGKLVFNSGAAGYVLSRSTMRKMMNTWDERDPDCWVDPEAATSWLQGNPGLATVQCLEISGIVFTHFL
- a CDS encoding predicted protein; its protein translation is MSFRSNGLPRHRNGVFLIIRSRAAIGSQAASTPTPLWPRKSGFAMSKRLLPTKEDDFWTLALDERLKNTQILPAGEGVDYFNATTRSMLYNIPYGESMIVTLPLSDLPMIDGAWSPTGSQAWYASALLSAILLQESDERIVGILCRSESLSILELGSGAVGLSGIVSNLLLSRRPGTHRVYLTDRDPNILKQLEQNVMQYNEHLRKHYPAIKEEHMEVQNLDWNDGSACSRLKDLDLVIGSELVYTLETAKGCASCVQILLKNNPNAHRGILDQSQFTACFISTPRVIGSD
- a CDS encoding predicted protein; this translates as MLGIRRLEIAVVGIFSFYIGLTMYFHSRLYRQANHSSPGFFFVQQASPHNKGQFKKDKRRQRRRKKRSWDPGLDGLGGLPVPLNINLPIFSPSLPKSGTTSLWQYFNCGGHASSHQWVKSNETYSMQSGQCIRQNVLKGRPPFEGCGGYEVYTDTGYANFLPPSPGQLFTPVSCYYPSVDALEEIYQHYPNSTVVMVVRDTNSWYKSMTEWGEGSLLKRWKLCNATGFPSMNAEPKDFLKFYEWHTANIRRFAKAHPTMKYVEVRLESNETGGILEREIGIPRKCWAKCTPASKFCQPTKQS
- a CDS encoding predicted protein codes for the protein MVRTIARDTHGQGRLKSGHGSVVFTILNRFATSDLTGMSLSPLQSPVSGPPQHRRASAWLRSGAPLTIGLLLYIVVFQYSVYRADVKPVASLREDRHFLYLQNNLKCKKASKLSRPLSKENPGLDFTRQDKLYSHLKNDTVVLPVTTWERFSIRPLKIPYPIFMTSLPKSGTTSLWRYFRCGEVNASHQYVTKQGERKATLAGVCIQDNIKQDKPPFEGCGEYDLFSDTGYLFYDHDEGEQCFFPSVDALDRVYAHYPNATFINVIRDTASWFTSLKNFAQSSLFVRLRLCNGTHFPDGQSKVQDWYKFYNWHNKMVQQFAVDHPSLTYIEVELESNTTSKVLEDSTGIPSQCWKKCRPNKMLCDEELEARDRKTVEDSRKGAKREVVKKLEIKKSRILKSGKLIEMTTKH
- a CDS encoding predicted protein — encoded protein: MIYRSALVVLSLMWAVTAKDYDFIVVGAGSAGSIVSSELVKSGADVLLIEAGGDNTDPAIDSLRSYFDLAFGALFNPFSGFKWIQWGYFSTEQTLAGAGAGATPKTFGIPRGRVLGGSHSINACAYVQANADDFNNIAAEVNDNMWRWRRTQRLRNKLERTIGITKLGKTQTGALDFIATAHEVLGFPFNSNPTQGDQYGISPSFWTGQESSEGGIRTTAFDAFVLPVLNSSNRKGTIDVVTFHQVQHLIFDENDSTKVVGVSTMNVRSNVATEFRALKEVILSSGTYNTPQILMLSGIGPQAHLNDLGLATKIDLPGVGSNLRDHYSVATFWDLKNLPEGAPFLFQSPSLNMFGPEQQGQPSFQFELAGNFGSVVPLRQVSTGTVRLQSSDPMASPIIDPNVLSTSSDVDNMVDGLENYLLPFFQGLIDKNLVTTNSLSPSASAEEIRQYVIERFDTNHHPVGTCKIGSSSDPMAVVDSNFIVRGTANLRVIDASIFPEVPSGNINGPTMTAALLGARKIKLAHRSSMTLDADDEEEDDGNHVRKNV